The following proteins are co-located in the Candidatus Binatia bacterium genome:
- a CDS encoding DEAD/DEAH box helicase has product MGPVSFAPILTPHGRLILGQVDDAPRLEPGLAQRLLEAFARGSGHGLLRLGAGEIGIFLPPVLAYWREFGARYVTTLCTLPDAEEHGAKVHIPAPSEDELESVASAAPPMIGAEYLTAAVLHALWEELDAAFGSELAASKGSVQDFLKRHSPAWNLVGRVHFNLAENRKDEEAPFAFLATYTTRLSAHAKAQHVPLGQALREYAGASNKTRLLSLLLPVQRAAESCAWLKAMADAGEIFHPLRWTPREAFQFLSDVPLLESAGVVVRMPATWRANRPLRPQVTATVGGKAPSALGQDALLDFRMEVTLDGERLTAGEIKELLAKSDGLALVRGRWVEVDRARLGRMLEHFRQVERAAADNGLTFAEAMRMVAGADVAPDAATGRTDADWAQVVAGPWLADTLKCLRSPEGLARVEPGCGLHGTLRPYQQVGVRWLYLLSNLGLGACLADDMGLGKTIQVLSLLLVLKHEAKVKRRPSLLVAPASLLANWASEIERFAPSLRALVAHPSALPAAELKALEPQRLADVDLVITSYGSLLRMPWLPDTSWHLVVLDEAQAIKNPEAKQTRAAKKLEARARFALTGTPIENRLGDLWSIFDFINPGLLGSAKEFTTLVKRLADRPHNPYAPLREVVRPYILRRLKTDKTVIADLPDKTEVKAFCPLSRKQAALYQQAVKELSELLDDAEGIRRKGVVLSFLMRFKQICNHPSQWLGDGAWMEEDSGKWARLRDIAEVIAAKQEKVLVFTQFREVTAPLAAFLGSVFGRPGLVLHGETEVKKRKDLVRRFQEDEAVPFFVLSLKAGGAGLNLTAASHVVHFDRWWNPAVENQATDRAFRIGQTKNVLVHKFVCRGTVEEKIDQLIESKRQLSQDLLEGGAELLLTELKDAEL; this is encoded by the coding sequence ATGGGTCCAGTCTCCTTTGCCCCCATTCTCACCCCGCACGGCCGTCTCATTTTAGGCCAGGTAGACGACGCGCCGAGGTTGGAGCCAGGGCTCGCCCAGCGTCTGCTGGAGGCGTTCGCGCGCGGCTCGGGTCACGGTTTGCTACGACTCGGAGCGGGCGAGATCGGGATCTTTCTTCCACCAGTCCTCGCCTACTGGCGTGAATTCGGCGCCCGATACGTGACCACCCTCTGCACGCTGCCGGATGCCGAAGAGCACGGCGCGAAGGTGCACATCCCGGCCCCGTCCGAAGACGAGCTCGAGTCGGTGGCCTCGGCTGCACCGCCCATGATCGGCGCGGAGTACCTGACGGCGGCGGTCCTGCACGCTCTTTGGGAAGAGCTCGATGCGGCGTTCGGATCTGAGCTGGCCGCGTCGAAAGGCTCGGTGCAGGACTTTCTCAAGCGCCACAGCCCGGCCTGGAACCTCGTCGGTCGCGTACACTTCAACCTCGCCGAGAACCGCAAGGACGAGGAGGCGCCGTTTGCTTTCCTCGCGACCTACACGACCCGATTGTCCGCACACGCCAAAGCGCAGCACGTGCCCCTGGGTCAGGCGCTCCGCGAGTACGCCGGCGCTTCAAACAAGACGCGCCTGTTGTCGCTGCTGCTCCCCGTCCAGCGCGCGGCGGAGAGTTGCGCGTGGCTGAAAGCCATGGCCGACGCGGGGGAGATTTTCCACCCGTTGCGTTGGACGCCCAGGGAGGCCTTCCAGTTCCTAAGTGATGTCCCGTTGCTGGAGAGTGCGGGTGTCGTCGTGCGGATGCCCGCTACCTGGAGGGCAAACCGTCCTCTCCGCCCGCAGGTGACAGCTACCGTTGGCGGCAAGGCACCGTCGGCTTTGGGCCAGGACGCGCTGCTCGACTTTCGCATGGAGGTCACGCTCGACGGCGAGCGGTTGACGGCCGGCGAGATCAAGGAGCTGCTGGCAAAGTCCGACGGGCTCGCGCTGGTGCGCGGGCGCTGGGTCGAAGTCGATCGCGCGCGGCTCGGCCGGATGCTCGAACACTTCCGCCAGGTCGAGCGAGCTGCAGCCGACAACGGCCTCACCTTCGCCGAGGCCATGCGCATGGTCGCTGGTGCCGACGTCGCACCCGACGCAGCCACCGGCCGCACCGACGCCGACTGGGCTCAGGTGGTCGCGGGTCCGTGGCTCGCTGACACGTTGAAATGTCTTCGCAGCCCGGAGGGGCTGGCCCGCGTCGAACCCGGCTGCGGGCTCCACGGCACACTGCGGCCCTACCAGCAGGTGGGTGTGCGCTGGCTCTACCTGCTTTCCAATCTCGGTCTCGGGGCGTGCCTCGCCGACGACATGGGTTTGGGAAAGACCATCCAGGTGCTGTCGTTGCTGCTGGTTCTCAAGCACGAGGCCAAGGTCAAGAGACGACCGAGCCTGCTCGTTGCACCTGCCTCGCTCCTGGCGAATTGGGCCTCGGAGATCGAGCGGTTCGCGCCAAGCTTGAGGGCGCTCGTCGCTCATCCATCGGCGCTCCCGGCCGCCGAGCTCAAGGCGCTCGAGCCGCAGCGCCTCGCGGATGTGGATCTGGTCATCACCAGCTACGGCTCGCTGCTCCGCATGCCGTGGCTGCCAGACACCTCGTGGCACCTGGTCGTCCTCGACGAGGCGCAGGCCATCAAGAACCCGGAGGCCAAGCAGACACGGGCCGCCAAGAAACTCGAGGCGCGGGCGCGGTTTGCGCTCACCGGCACGCCGATCGAGAACCGGCTCGGAGATCTCTGGTCCATCTTCGACTTCATCAACCCCGGCTTGCTCGGGTCAGCGAAGGAGTTCACCACCCTCGTCAAACGACTCGCGGACAGGCCCCACAACCCGTACGCCCCGCTGCGTGAGGTCGTGCGTCCCTACATCCTGCGGCGCCTGAAAACCGACAAAACCGTCATCGCCGACCTGCCCGACAAGACCGAGGTCAAAGCCTTCTGCCCGCTCAGCCGCAAGCAGGCCGCCCTCTACCAGCAGGCCGTGAAGGAGCTGTCCGAACTACTCGACGACGCCGAGGGCATCCGGCGCAAGGGGGTCGTGCTGTCGTTTCTGATGCGGTTCAAACAGATCTGCAACCATCCGTCGCAGTGGCTCGGCGACGGAGCCTGGATGGAGGAAGACAGCGGCAAGTGGGCGCGCCTGCGCGACATTGCCGAGGTCATCGCGGCCAAGCAGGAGAAGGTGCTCGTCTTCACGCAATTCCGAGAGGTGACCGCTCCTCTTGCCGCTTTCCTCGGATCGGTGTTCGGGCGTCCCGGTCTCGTTCTCCATGGCGAGACCGAGGTGAAGAAGCGCAAGGATCTGGTGCGCCGATTTCAGGAGGACGAAGCCGTGCCGTTCTTCGTGCTCTCGCTCAAGGCGGGTGGTGCCGGGCTCAACCTCACCGCCGCCTCCCATGTTGTCCAC